A genomic stretch from Pieris brassicae chromosome 9, ilPieBrab1.1, whole genome shotgun sequence includes:
- the LOC123714155 gene encoding interferon-related developmental regulator 2, producing the protein MPKGKKKGKFEHRRTELPYSSDEDAGIDMTNDNCSETSGQSDLRSIHDEAESEAQEKFEEKVLEIIDALSARANAARASALVSLRSALQRRYLAVLLSGQRATLADHLTKALRRGKDGEKKAAASVAPILALQVGEDGVEGFMQEVRPALAAAAVDKTASLDTRTECCSSLAILCYLMEDDLAEVLEVMRLFETIFSGSYLKGDGSVKVSGSVVEEGAWHAAAIDGWALLLALTEADHARSLLKDNPPSFARLADLLEACSLEVRMAAGGAVAIAYERVTDDEEEGDEEWVEMVLPRLEDLARDSHKFRAKRDRKVQRATFRDILKYFEEGDVPELRVRIGVESVSCDTWSSRATYSALAAALGAGLQSLSPHCGRLRAALGLDPQAPIVPAPAHSNSRKNKLQRHLQNTAACKARTVARNKNRDKRSAALAI; encoded by the exons ATGCCTAAAGGAAAGAAAAAAGGAAAATTCG AGCACAGAAGAACAGAGCTTCCATACTCTTCAGATGAGGATGCTGGGATTGATATGACAAATGACAACTGTTCAGAGACTTCGGGGCAATCTGATCTTAGAAGTATCCATGATGAAGCAG AGAGTGAAGCGCAAGAGAAATTTGAAGAGAAAGTCTTGGAAATAATTGATGCACTAAGCGCTAGAGCGAATGCAGCACGTGCGTCTGCGTTGGTTTCATTACGGAGTGCTTTACAAAGGCGATACTTGGCGGTGCTTTTGAGCGGACAAAGGGCGACTTTGGCTGACCACCTCACCAAGGCTCTCAGACGAGGAAAGGATGGTGAGAAGAAAGCAGCGGCTTCTGTTGCTCCAATATTGGCCTTACAG GTCGGTGAAGATGGTGTGGAAGGGTTTATGCAAGAGGTGAGGCCGGCTTTGGCAGCAGCCGCTGTTGACAAGACTGCCTCACTCGACACACGCACTGAG TGTTGCTCATCTCTGGCCATCCTCTGTTACCTTATGGAAGATGACCTCGCCGAGGTACTGGAGGTCATGCGGCTCTTTGAGACCATCTTTAGCGGGAGTTATCTCAAG GGCGACGGCAGCGTGAAAGTATCGGGTTCTGTAGTGGAAGAGGGGGCGTGGCACGCGGCTGCCATAGACGGCTGGGCCTTGCTGCTGGCTCTGACTGAAGCAGACCACGCCAGATCCCTGCTCAAGGATAATCCTCCTTCCTTTGCCCGGCTGGCCGATTTACTGGAAGCTTGTAGCCTTGAG GTGCGTATGGCTGCCGGCGGAGCGGTGGCGATCGCGTACGAGCGCGTGACGGACGACGAAGAGGAAGGAGACGAGGAGTGGGTGGAGATGGTGCTGCCTCGCCTGGAAGACCTGGCCCGGGACTCGCACAAGTTCAGGGCCAAACGGGACAGGAAGGTGCAGAGGGCCACCTTCAGGGACATCCTTAAGTACTTTGAG GAAGGCGACGTGCCGGAGTTGCGCGTGCGCATCGGCGTGGAAAGTGTGTCGTGCGACACTTGGTCGAGTCGCGCGACCTATTCCGCCTTAGCGGCAGCCTTAGGCGCGGGACTGCAGTCCCTGTCGCCACATTGTGGGAGGCTAAGAGCAGCCTTAGGTTTGGATCCACAGGCGCCGATTGTACCTGCGCCGGCGCATAGCAACTCAAGGAAGAATAAGTTGCAACGA CACTTGCAAAATACAGCTGCGTGCAAAGCCCGAACAGTCGCCCGTAATAAGAACAGAGATAAACGATCCGCTGCTCTCGCAATTTAA
- the LOC123714309 gene encoding uncharacterized protein LOC123714309 — protein MLAIAFVLFASVLVESRPFNITDLIIPHIVPPGQDEIEIECRYDANFTLLNWFKGNTEFFRYKPGAAPSTRSFPILGVGRIELVHCGPTACRLRLGALTEEATGIYKCDIEKEVPPYQFESRTGYMEVHGHKHRKPVLEGLAEEFGENDDMQAYCRGAPGAEIRWYINGQEMEEMRGSLAFRKKSSRLHYLGIPPTVTIQCAEYRFGKLSGSNQGKARWKEMHNEETPQEQRNAAATFYSGFYVIFIFYIFKLL, from the coding sequence ATGCTCGCGATCGCTTTTGTCTTATTCGCAAGCGTGCTTGTCGAGTCTCGACCGTTTAATATCACAGACTTAATAATCCCTCACATAGTGCCACCTGGCCAAGATGAGATCGAAATTGAGTGCCGATACGACGCCAACTTCACTCTGCTGAACTGGTTCAAAGGGAACACCGAATTTTTCCGATATAAACCTGGTGCTGCGCCAAGTACGAGGTCGTTCCCAATTTTGGGGGTTGGAAGAATTGAGCTAGTTCACTGTGGACCAACAGCTTGTCGCCTCAGGCTAGGCGCATTGACTGAAGAAGCCACGGGTATCTACAAGTGCGATATTGAGAAAGAAGTGCCGCCTTACCAGTTTGAATCACGTACGGGTTACATGGAGGTGCATGGTCATAAGCACAGGAAACCGGTTCTAGAAGGATTGGCAGAGGAGTTTGGCGAAAATGACGATATGCAAGCATATTGTCGCGGTGCACCGGGAGCGGAAATTCGCTGGTACATAAATGGACAAGAGATGGAGGAGATGAGAGGATCTCTTGCATTCAGAAAAAAGAGCTCACGGCTTCATTATCTTGGCATACCTCCAACGGTTACGATTCAATGTGCAGAATATAGATTTGGCAAATTGTCTGGGTCTAATCAGGGTAAGGCGCGATGGAAGGAAATGCATAATGAAGAAACACCACAGGAACAAAGAAATGCAGCTGCGACTTTTTACAGCGGcttttacgttatttttatattttatatatttaagttattgtaA